The proteins below are encoded in one region of Tolumonas auensis DSM 9187:
- the modB gene encoding molybdate ABC transporter permease subunit produces MTEQDWSTVWLTLKLALLVTGILLLIATPLAWWLAQTRSRYKPLFNAALSLPMVLPPTVLGFYLLLLLGPHGPAGKLLIALDWQALPFSFNGIVLGAVLHSLPFAIQPIQNAFEAIGRRPLEVAATLRASPVDCFFSVALPLARPGLVTAAVMAFCHSIGEFGVVLMIGGSIPGETKVLSILLYEHVENQEYQQAHWLAGGMVIFAMLALMLIYWFGNSRRTHHA; encoded by the coding sequence GTGACCGAACAGGACTGGAGCACGGTCTGGCTGACGCTGAAACTGGCGCTGCTGGTGACCGGAATTTTGTTATTGATTGCAACACCACTGGCCTGGTGGCTGGCGCAAACCCGTAGCCGGTATAAACCCTTATTTAATGCGGCATTAAGCTTGCCGATGGTGTTACCGCCAACGGTATTGGGTTTTTATCTGTTGTTACTGCTGGGGCCTCACGGACCGGCCGGAAAGCTGCTTATCGCCCTGGATTGGCAAGCACTGCCTTTTAGTTTCAACGGAATTGTACTCGGCGCGGTCTTACACAGTTTACCGTTTGCTATTCAGCCCATTCAGAATGCTTTTGAAGCCATCGGCCGGCGGCCATTAGAGGTAGCGGCAACGTTGCGCGCTTCACCTGTTGATTGCTTTTTTTCTGTCGCACTTCCTCTGGCCCGGCCTGGTCTGGTCACCGCAGCGGTCATGGCATTTTGCCACAGTATCGGTGAGTTCGGTGTCGTGCTGATGATTGGTGGCAGCATTCCCGGAGAAACCAAGGTGTTATCGATACTGCTGTATGAGCATGTGGAAAATCAGGAGTATCAGCAGGCACACTGGCTGGCGGGAGGCATGGTGATATTTGCAATGCTGGCCCTGATGTTGATCTACTGGTTCGGCAATAGCCGGAGAACACATCATGCATGA